The proteins below come from a single Polymorphobacter fuscus genomic window:
- a CDS encoding SDR family NAD(P)-dependent oxidoreductase: protein MTDTAESTQKIALVTGASRGIGAATALALAQAGYHLILTGRSEQHLAEVEGKIHGAGGTATIAPFDLADSDAIDRLAAAIGARWGRLDLLVLNAGQLGTLAPLPHIEVKEWNSVINLNLTANWRLVRAFDPWLRQSPTADVVALTSTVGHEPRAYWGAYAVSKAALESMIAIYGLEVEAITGIRTHVVNPGATRTAMRARAFPGEDPQTVKPPEDVAAMILAVLPR, encoded by the coding sequence ATGACCGACACCGCCGAATCCACCCAGAAGATCGCTCTCGTCACCGGCGCCAGCCGCGGCATCGGCGCCGCCACGGCGCTGGCGCTCGCCCAGGCCGGCTATCACCTCATCCTCACCGGGCGCAGCGAGCAGCATCTTGCCGAAGTCGAGGGCAAGATTCACGGCGCCGGCGGCACCGCCACCATCGCCCCCTTCGACCTTGCCGACAGCGACGCCATCGATCGCCTCGCCGCCGCCATCGGCGCCCGCTGGGGCCGGCTCGACCTCCTCGTCCTCAACGCCGGGCAGCTCGGCACGCTGGCACCGCTGCCGCATATCGAGGTCAAGGAATGGAACAGCGTCATCAACCTCAACCTGACCGCCAACTGGCGGCTGGTCCGCGCCTTCGACCCGTGGCTGCGGCAGAGCCCGACCGCCGATGTCGTGGCGCTGACCTCCACCGTCGGCCATGAACCGCGCGCCTATTGGGGGGCCTATGCAGTGTCGAAAGCGGCGCTGGAAAGCATGATCGCCATCTACGGGCTGGAGGTCGAGGCGATCACCGGCATCCGCACCCATGTCGTCAACCCGGGTGCCACCCGGACCGCAATGCGGGCGCGCGCCTTCCCCGGCGAAGACCCGCAGACGGTCAAGCCGCCCGAAGACGTTGCCGCGATGATCCTGGCTGTCTTGCCGCGTTAA
- a CDS encoding aldo/keto reductase, translating to MSLTAYRTLGCSGLVVSPLALGTMTFGSGGWNADAPTARAIFDAYRGAGGNVIDTADIYAGGESETLVGQFIRDSGARDAVVLATKFGFNATATASGGGNPHAGGAGAKNIHRALDASLQRLGTDYVDLYWMHVWDGVTPVAEIVQTLGDLVRAGKIRYFGFSDMPAWVAMQAATIAAERHVPGPIAMQLEYSLVARDIEAEHLPAARAAGMAVMPWSPLAGGFLTGKYRRGATGDTGRLSGANPFGNSKFADRNWAILDVVKAVAGELGRPAGQVALAWAMAQPGVGSTLVGARTREQLDSNIAAATIRLDDDQLARLDAASAPTPGFTAALAAPAVRRLIFGGHDVAGW from the coding sequence ATGTCCCTCACCGCCTATCGCACGCTCGGCTGCTCGGGCCTGGTCGTCAGTCCGCTGGCGCTGGGGACGATGACCTTCGGCAGCGGTGGCTGGAACGCCGATGCGCCGACGGCGCGCGCCATCTTCGACGCCTATCGCGGCGCCGGCGGCAATGTCATCGACACCGCCGACATCTATGCCGGCGGCGAAAGCGAGACGCTGGTCGGGCAGTTCATCCGGGACAGCGGTGCGCGCGACGCGGTGGTGCTGGCGACGAAGTTCGGGTTCAACGCCACTGCGACGGCATCGGGCGGCGGCAACCCGCATGCCGGCGGCGCCGGCGCCAAGAACATCCACCGCGCCCTCGATGCCTCGCTGCAGCGGCTGGGGACCGATTATGTCGATCTTTACTGGATGCATGTCTGGGATGGTGTCACGCCGGTGGCGGAGATCGTGCAGACGCTTGGTGACCTCGTGCGGGCGGGCAAGATCCGCTATTTCGGCTTTTCGGACATGCCGGCCTGGGTGGCGATGCAGGCCGCGACGATCGCTGCCGAACGCCATGTGCCGGGGCCGATCGCCATGCAGCTCGAATATTCGCTGGTGGCGCGCGATATCGAGGCCGAACATCTGCCGGCAGCCCGCGCCGCCGGCATGGCAGTGATGCCGTGGAGCCCGCTGGCCGGGGGCTTTCTGACCGGCAAATACCGGCGCGGCGCCACCGGCGACACCGGCCGGCTGAGCGGCGCCAATCCCTTCGGCAACAGCAAGTTCGCCGACCGAAACTGGGCGATCCTCGATGTCGTCAAGGCGGTCGCCGGTGAACTCGGGCGGCCGGCGGGGCAGGTGGCGCTGGCCTGGGCGATGGCGCAGCCGGGGGTCGGTTCGACGTTGGTCGGCGCGCGCACGCGCGAGCAGCTGGACAGCAATATCGCCGCCGCGACGATCCGGCTCGACGACGACCAGCTGGCGCGGCTCGATGCTGCCAGTGCCCCGACACCGGGGTTCACTGCGGCGCTGGCAGCACCAGCGGTCCGGCGGTTGATATTCGGCGGGCATGACGTGGCAGGCTGGTAG
- a CDS encoding TetR/AcrR family transcriptional regulator → MESNQASRRKTGRPLSFDRDRALEQAMLAFWRHGYETTSIADLTRAMGITAPSLYTAFGDKKRLFLAAVARYAGDPADMAARIAGAATARAAAQDLLAAAATGFTGATTPGGCLLASAAASGSDAAADVQRAIADIRAAIAGHLQDAITRDIGAGVLPPGTDAAALAGLVIAVIQGLSVLARDGVPRDRLNAIGQAALAAWPMVDRT, encoded by the coding sequence ATGGAATCAAACCAGGCGTCCCGCCGCAAGACCGGCCGCCCGCTGTCGTTCGATCGCGATCGGGCGCTGGAACAGGCCATGCTCGCTTTCTGGCGCCATGGCTATGAAACGACGTCGATCGCCGATCTGACCCGCGCCATGGGGATCACGGCGCCCAGCCTCTATACGGCGTTCGGCGACAAGAAGCGGCTGTTCCTCGCCGCGGTGGCGCGATACGCCGGCGATCCCGCCGACATGGCCGCGCGCATTGCCGGCGCCGCCACCGCACGCGCCGCAGCGCAGGATCTGCTGGCCGCCGCTGCGACGGGTTTTACCGGTGCGACGACTCCCGGCGGCTGCCTGCTTGCCAGCGCCGCTGCCAGCGGTTCCGACGCCGCCGCCGATGTCCAGCGCGCCATCGCCGATATCCGCGCCGCCATCGCCGGGCATTTGCAGGACGCGATCACCCGCGACATCGGCGCCGGGGTGCTGCCGCCCGGTACGGATGCAGCGGCGCTCGCCGGGCTCGTCATCGCCGTCATCCAGGGCCTGTCGGTCCTGGCCCGCGATGGTGTGCCGCGGGATCGCCTCAACGCCATCGGCCAGGCAGCGCTCGCTGCCTGGCCGATGGTCGATCGGACGTAA
- a CDS encoding DoxX family protein: MTTATQNPGLAVGERGLQAYLPAIGRVGIAAIFILSGISKLTAPEGTIGYIASAGLPLPQVALVLAILLELVGGALLAIGYRTRLVAAVLAVFTVAAAIFFHAALDDQNQFIHFFKNLAIAGGLLQVVAFGAGRFSVDNRG; encoded by the coding sequence ATGACAACTGCAACACAGAACCCCGGCCTGGCGGTCGGCGAGCGCGGCCTTCAGGCCTATCTGCCCGCCATCGGCCGGGTCGGCATCGCCGCCATCTTCATCCTCAGCGGCATCAGCAAGCTGACGGCCCCCGAAGGGACCATCGGCTATATCGCGTCTGCCGGGCTGCCGCTGCCGCAGGTCGCGCTGGTGCTGGCGATCCTCCTCGAGCTGGTCGGCGGCGCGCTGCTGGCGATCGGCTATCGTACCCGGCTGGTCGCGGCGGTTCTCGCCGTGTTCACCGTCGCGGCGGCGATCTTCTTCCACGCGGCGCTCGACGACCAGAACCAGTTCATCCACTTCTTCAAGAACCTCGCCATCGCCGGCGGCCTGCTGCAGGTCGTGGCCTTCGGCGCCGGGCGGTTCAGCGTCGACAACCGCGGCTGA
- the guaA gene encoding glutamine-hydrolyzing GMP synthase, protein MTQPSESVLILDFGSQVTQLIARRIREAGVYSEIVPFAKGGEAFERLQPRAVILSGSPASVSDDGSPRVPDAVLAADVPILGICYGEQVLCEQTGGKVGASGHREFGRADIQVVDDCALFDGVWAKGDRPHVWMSHGDRIEAIPPGFRPVAVSDGAPFAAIADDDRRRYGVQFHPEVVHTPDGAALLANFVLKVAGMAPTWSMAGFRAAKIAEIREQVGKEKVLCGLSGGVDSSVAALLIHEAIGDQLTCVFVDHGLLRQGEAEQVVSLFREHYHIPLVHVDASDVFMAGLAGITDPEKKRKFIGGAFIDVFEAEAKKIGGARFLAQGTLYPDVIESVSFTGGPSVTIKSHHNVGGLPARMNMALVEPLRELFKDEVRRLGVELGLPPAFVGRHPFPGPGLAIRIPGEVTKEACDTLRKADAIYLEEIRKAGLYDDIWQAFAVLLPVRTVGVMGDGRTYDKVCGLRAVTSVDGMTADVYPFDSAFLSRCATRIVNEVQGINRVVYDYTSKPPGTIEWE, encoded by the coding sequence ATGACCCAGCCCAGCGAATCCGTCCTGATCCTCGATTTCGGCAGCCAGGTGACGCAGCTCATCGCGCGCCGCATCCGCGAGGCCGGGGTCTATTCTGAAATCGTGCCGTTCGCCAAGGGCGGCGAGGCGTTCGAGCGGCTGCAGCCGCGCGCGGTGATCCTGTCGGGCAGCCCGGCATCGGTGTCCGACGACGGCTCGCCGCGGGTGCCGGACGCGGTGCTGGCCGCCGATGTGCCGATCCTGGGCATCTGCTATGGCGAACAGGTGCTGTGCGAGCAGACCGGCGGCAAGGTCGGCGCCTCCGGCCATCGCGAATTCGGTCGGGCCGACATCCAGGTTGTCGACGATTGCGCGCTGTTCGACGGCGTCTGGGCCAAGGGCGACCGGCCGCATGTGTGGATGAGCCATGGCGACCGCATCGAAGCGATCCCGCCCGGGTTCCGGCCGGTGGCGGTGTCGGACGGCGCCCCCTTTGCCGCCATCGCCGACGACGATCGCCGCCGTTACGGCGTGCAGTTTCATCCGGAGGTGGTGCATACGCCCGACGGCGCGGCGCTGCTCGCCAACTTCGTCCTCAAGGTCGCGGGCATGGCGCCGACCTGGAGCATGGCGGGCTTCCGCGCCGCCAAGATCGCCGAAATCCGCGAACAGGTCGGCAAGGAAAAGGTGCTGTGCGGCCTGTCGGGCGGGGTCGATTCGTCGGTGGCGGCGCTGCTCATCCATGAAGCCATCGGTGACCAGCTGACCTGCGTGTTCGTCGACCATGGCCTGTTGCGGCAGGGGGAGGCCGAACAGGTCGTCAGCCTTTTCCGCGAACATTACCACATCCCGCTGGTGCATGTGGATGCGTCGGACGTGTTCATGGCGGGCCTGGCCGGCATCACCGACCCTGAAAAGAAGCGCAAGTTCATCGGCGGCGCCTTCATCGACGTGTTCGAGGCGGAAGCGAAGAAGATCGGCGGCGCGCGCTTCCTGGCGCAGGGCACGCTCTATCCCGATGTCATCGAAAGCGTGTCGTTCACCGGCGGGCCAAGCGTGACGATCAAGAGCCACCACAATGTCGGCGGCCTGCCGGCGCGGATGAACATGGCGCTGGTCGAACCGCTGCGCGAGCTGTTCAAGGACGAGGTGCGCCGCCTTGGGGTGGAACTCGGCCTGCCGCCGGCGTTCGTCGGGCGGCACCCGTTTCCGGGGCCGGGGCTGGCCATCCGCATTCCCGGCGAAGTGACGAAGGAGGCGTGCGACACGCTGCGCAAGGCCGACGCCATCTACCTCGAGGAAATTCGCAAGGCCGGGCTGTACGACGATATATGGCAGGCGTTCGCGGTTCTGCTGCCGGTCCGCACCGTAGGCGTGATGGGCGACGGCCGCACCTATGACAAGGTCTGCGGGCTGCGCGCCGTGACCAGCGTCGATGGCATGACGGCGGACGTCTATCCGTTCGACAGCGCCTTCCTCAGCCGCTGCGCGACGCGCATCGTCAACGAAGTCCAGGGCATCAACCGGGTCGTCTACGACTATACTTCGAAGCCGCCGGGCACGATCGAGTGGGAATGA
- a CDS encoding acyl-CoA thioesterase yields MSGGARDGYRAFRTIPTRWADNDAYGHVNNVVYYSWFDTAVNALLVERGLLDIRAGATIGLVVETGCRYHRSIAFPEDVEAGVRIARMGTSSVRWEVGLFTAGHAAPAAEGFFIHVYVDRASRRPAPLPPDWRAALAGLAALPSDAGG; encoded by the coding sequence ATGAGCGGCGGCGCGCGGGACGGTTACCGCGCCTTTCGCACCATTCCGACCCGATGGGCCGACAATGACGCCTACGGCCATGTCAACAATGTCGTCTATTACAGCTGGTTCGACACGGCGGTGAATGCGCTGCTGGTCGAACGCGGCCTGCTCGACATCCGGGCCGGCGCCACCATCGGCCTCGTTGTCGAAACCGGCTGTCGATACCACCGATCGATCGCCTTTCCGGAAGACGTCGAGGCCGGTGTCCGCATCGCGCGAATGGGGACGTCGAGCGTGCGCTGGGAAGTCGGGCTGTTCACCGCCGGCCATGCGGCGCCGGCGGCCGAAGGCTTTTTCATCCACGTCTATGTCGATCGCGCCAGCCGCCGCCCGGCACCGCTGCCGCCGGACTGGCGGGCGGCGTTGGCGGGGCTGGCGGCCCTGCCTTCGGATGCCGGGGGCTGA